The Candidatus Binatia bacterium genomic sequence TCTACTTCATGCACTATAACTTCTGCCGCAAGCATATGACGCTCGGAACGACGCCTGCAATTGCTCACGGTATCACCGATCGCCAATGGACCCTTGTCGATCTCGCAAACCTAGCCGGCCTCATGGCCGGAGGGTTAGCCGCCTAAAGATGCCCGTCGCGCAGGGGGTGGTTGCCGGTGTGGATAAAGACGTCTGGACGTCTTATTGGAGGGAAGTTATGGCACTACGGCCCGGGCAGGTGCGCGATGCAATCCTAGACTTCTTCGACCGCCGCAAGAGCGCGGCTCCGGCGACGATCGCGGAGATACGCGCCCACGCTGAGCGCATACTCGGGAACGTTCCCCCGTCGTCCGTGCGTTCGCATCTTCAGCTTTCCAAAGACTTTGAGCGCGTCGGTCGCGGCGCGTATATTCGGAAGCGGTAACAGGTGGCGATCTCCGCTTCCGAGATCGAGCGGCGCGACGTTTTCCGCTTCGGTCATCAAACACTTTATCTCAGTGACTGTATCGAATGGCTCGCGAGTGCCCGGCGTAATAGCATCGCAGCCGTCATCACAGACCCGCCCTACGGTCTCATCGAATACAGCGCAAAGGAGCAGAAGAAGCTTCGCGCCGGACGCGGGGGGGTGTGGCGTATTCCGCCGTCGTTCGACGGGGCGAATCGCCGGGCGTTGCCGCGTTTCACCGTTCTTTCGAGTGACGATCGCGAGGCTTTGATGGATTTCTTCATAGGCTGGGGTGAGGCGCTGCTGCCGATACTCAAGCCAGGCGCGCACGTCGTGATCGCCGGTAATCCCTTGGTATCTCCGCTCGTCGCTTACGCGCTAGAACAGGCAGGTTTCGAGCGACGCGGCGAGATCGTGCGCCTCGTTAGAACCTTTCGCGGCGGTGATAAACCCAAAGGCGCGGAAGGCGAGTTTCCAAACGTTTCGACGATGCCGCGTAGCTGCTGGGAGCCCTGGGGGCTCTACCGCAAGCCGATCGACAGGAGAACCGTTGCGATGAACCTGCGAAAGTGGGGCGTCGGCGGCTTGCGGCGGATTTCCGAAGAGACGCCGTTCCTTGACGTTATCGAAAGCGGCACGACGCCCGATCGCGAACGGCGCATCGCCCCGCATCCTAGCGTTAAACCTCAATCATTCCTGCGACGGATGGTAGAGGCGTTGCTGCCACTTGGAACCGGCACTATACTCGACACGTTTGCCGGGTGCGCGACGACGCTCGCCGCTTGCGAATCTCAGGGAATCACCGGCATCGGCGTCGAGATCGACAAGGAGTATTTCGGCATGGCGACGGTCGCGATCCCAAAGCTCGCCGCTTTAACGATTTAGCGCCCCAAATACAGCGAGTATCCGGTTAACCCATCGCGACAGTAGACGAGCCCCTTATCTAGTTTCTCCCGACCAGCGGCCGTAATGCTTGCGGTTGGCGTCCGCCTGCTAGTCGGACCACGACCCGAGAACGACCAATCCTCATGCAGCAGATACGCTATTCTTACGCGCCGAATGATCGTGGGTTCCCGTTCGTAGACTGGCTGTGTTTCGAGATCGCACGAAAACTCGACCACACAGTACCAATTCGAGCCGGTGTTGTGAGCTTGAATGCTTGCCGGATTACGCGCCGCCTTCACCTCGACGCCTTGGTCACCGTACTGCACGGAGTCGCCCAGATACATCGCTCGTGGAATAAGGTCGGGATGACCGTTCGGATAAAGGTTACGAGCAAGGCCGGGAACCTTGGTTTCCATCGAAAGAGCCAGCGATCGAACCATCACCTCGGAAATAAGCCCAGAGAACGCGGCTCGTTGAAGCAGCTCTTCGAGTCGAGCATAACCGTAGCTAATGCCGGCGGAATTGATCGCGTGAAGATAAGCATAGAAGTCGTTAACCGCCTTCACGACGCCGGCCGCATCCATGCCGTAGGGTAAAGCGATGCTCGTGTCGGCGTCGTCTAGGGTGGCCTCCGGCCGCTCGATGTATCGTGGCACGGCAGGTCGCTTCTAGCCGTGCGACCCGCTACCTACGGCGGACTACTTCTTGCCCCAGCGGGCCTCTGCGGCTTTGCGGGCGCTCTCCTTGCGCTCCTCGGGGGTCAGGGCTGCCTTCCTTGCCGGACCACCCTTCAGGCCGCCACGACGCCCTAATGCCACCGCCGCAGGGTCCTTCGGCGCTTCCGGCTTGAGCTTGGGTATCTCGCCGGTGAGCTGCTGTAAGATCGACCGCGCCGCCAGGATAGGGTCGGACGGTGGGTTACGAGGCTTCCCTGACCGCTTAGGCATACCCCAAGCATATCACGCCCTCATCGCCGCGCCTAGTCGGCGCCGGATTCAAAAGGGACCACTACCGAGAAGGGCTCGGGTGACCCCGTACCGAGAAACGCGTCGTGGTCGAGAAGAGCGCCCCGGGGGTCGCGAGGCCGCGGGAGCGCGTCCGGCGGCCCTGGAGGGGCGGACCGGCAGCACGAGGATCCCTTGCTTGCTTGGTCGGGCTTTTGCTTTTTCGTCCGGCTTTGCTACAATAGCGCGGCTATGGCGGACTTCGATCTTCAACTTTTTGCCTCTAAAAAGGGCGCGGGTTCCACCCGTAACGGCCGCGACTCCAACGCGCAGCGCCTCGGCGTCAAGCGTTTCGGCGGCGAGCGGGTCACCGCGGGCCACATTCTCGTTCGTCAGCGCGGCACGCGCTTCTACCCAGGCTCGAACGTCGGGATCGGGCGCGACCACACGCTCTTTGCCTTGATCGACGGCATCGTCGAGTTCAACAGCGAGAGCGCGCGCAAGCGCGTCTCGGTCGTGCCGGCCGCGTAAGACGTCCGGCGCGCGGAGTGAAGGGCGGGGCCGTTAGGCCCCGTTTCAATTTCCGGCGAAGAGAGAGGCCGTGCAGTTCATAGACGAAGCGGAGATTACCGTAGCCGGCGGAGACGGCGGCGACGGCATCGTCGCGTGGCGTCGAGAGAAGTACGTTCCCAAGGGCGGACCGGCGGGAGGCGACGGCGGACACGGCGGCAGCGTCTATCTGCAAGCGACCGCCGAGCTATCGACGCTCGTCGAGTTTCGCTTTCGCCGCAGCTTCGCGGCTGAGAACGGCAAAGCGGGCGGCACGTCAAACAAGTCGGGACGCAGCGGCGCCGACGTGACGATCGGCGTTCCCATCGGCACGATCGCGTTTCGCACGCGAGCCGACGGAACGGACGAGCTTCTCGCCGATCTCAAGAGCGACGGCGCGCGCGCGCTCGCCGCGAAAGGCGGGCGCGGCGGTCTCGGCAATCAGCATTTCGCGACGAGCGTGCGTCAGGCGCCGCGTTTCGCCGAGCGCGGCGAGCCCGGCGAGCGCTGCTCGCTGCGCCTCGAGTTGCGCCTGCTCGCAGATTGCGGCATCGTCGGCGTTCCCAACGCGGGAAAATCGACGCTGCTCTCGGTGATCTCGGCGGCCCGGCCGAAGATCGCCGACTATCCCTTCACGACGCTGGAACCGCAGCTCGGCGTCGTGCGCGTCTCCGACGAGGAGTCGTTCGTGGCGGTTGACGTCCCCGGGTTGGTCGCCGGCGCGCACGAAGGCGTCGGCCTCGGCGATCAGTTCCTCAAACACGTGGAGCGCACGCGCGCGCTCGTCCATCTGCTCGACGGCGCGAAGCCGCTCGGCGAAATTCTCGACGAGAAGGAGACGATCGAGCGCGAGCTGGCCGCGTGGAATCCGCAGCTCGTCGAAAAGCCGCGGCTGCTCGTGCTCAACAAAATAGATCTTCCCGATGCGCGTGCGTCGCTCGAAGACCTGCGCGCGCGCTTTCCCGAGATTCGCGCGATCAGCGCGGCGACGGGCGAGGGCGTGCAAGAGCTCGTCTATGCCGTCGCGCGCGCGATCGAAGCGGCGCCGCTCCCCGAGGTCGTTGCGGCCGAACCGGCGCGCATCGAGCTCTCCGCCGCGAATGCATTTCGGATCGAGCGCGAGGAGGACGGCGCCTTCGTCATCTCGGGCGAACGCGTCGAACGGCTCGCCGCGATGACGAACTTCGACTCCGACGAGGCGCTGGCGCGCTTCGAGCGCGCGCTCGGGAAGATGGGCGTCGAGAAGCGGCTCGCGGAGCTCGGGGCCGAGGAAGGGGATACGGTCCGCATCGGACCATACGAGTTCACTTACTCATGAAGTTGGGCGTTTTCGGCGGCACGTTCGATCCAATTCACAACGCGCATCTCTTCGTCGCGGAGTCCGCGCGTCTGCTCGAGCGCCTCGATCGCGTGCTCTTCGTGCCGACCGGCAAGCAGCATTATCGCGACAAACCGCAGGCGAGTGCCGAGCATCGTTGCGCGATGATCCTCGGCGCGATCGCGAGCAATCCCGGCTTCGCGCTCGACGAGACCGACCTGCACGGAACCGGCTACACCGCCGACCTAATGCCGCGGCTGCGCGCGGCCTATCCCGACGCGAGCTTCACCTTCATCATCGGCGCCGACTCGCTCGTCAACGCGAGCTGGGTTCGCTTCGACGAAGTGCTCGAGGCGCTCGAGCGCTTCGCGATCGCTCCACGAGCCGGCGTTCAAGCCGACGTGCTGGCGCGCGTCGTTGCCGCGATTCCGTCGGAGCTGCGCGAGCGCGTGAGGACGCTGAATCTTCCCGAGGTGCCCGAGTCTGCGACCTTGGTTCGAACGCTGATCGCGCAGGGCAAGAGCATCCGCTATCTCGTCCCCGAGCCGGTCTGGGAGTATATCGTCGCGCGGCGCCTCTACGGTTTCGATGCAAGCGAAACCACGTGAGTAAGCGGCTCGCCGTCATGCTGCCCGTGGTGGCGCTGCTCGCGGCGTGCGCACCCCAAGCGCCCGACGATAGCGCCGTCTGCGAGGCCTTCTCGAACGCGCGATCGGGCGTCGAAGTCGTTGCCGCCGGAACGGTCACCCGTTCGTTGGGCACGCAGGCCGGCCGCGTCAGCCCGCACGAGGGATTTCTCTTACGTCTCGACTCCGGCTGCAGCCTGATCGTGCGCGTCGAGGCGAACACCGATTTCACCGGTCCGATACCGATCGAGCGCGGAGAGCGCGTCGTCGTCAAAGGCGAGTACGAATACTACCCGCTCGGCGGCGTCGTTCACTGGACGCATCGCGATCCGCGCGGGCGCCACGAAGGCGGGTTCATCGAGGCCGGCGGCCAGACGTACGATTGAGCGAGACCGCGCGGCTGAACCGCATCGTGCTCGCGAGCGCGTCTCCGAGACGGCTCGAGATGCTGCGCTCGCTCGGACTCGACGTCGAGGTGTCGGCGAGCGGCTACGACGAGTCGCCGATCGACGGCCTCACCCCACCCGAGCTTGCGACGCGTCACGCGCGTGAGAAGCTGCGGGCGGTAGCGCCGCGGCGCGACGCCGGCGTGCCGATCGTCGCGGCCGACACCGTCGTGGAGCTCGATGGCCGCGATCTGGGGAAGCCGCGCGACGCCGCCGAGGCGGTCGCGATGCTCGCCTCGCTCTCCGGACGAGAGCATCTCGTGCACACCGCCTTCGCGCTCGCCGTCCCCGGGCGACCGGAATGGGTCGAGGAGCGGGAGACGACCCGCGTGCGTTTCCACGCGCTCGACCCCGCCGAGATCGCCGAGTACGTGGCGACCGGCGAGCCGTTCGACAAGGCGGGAGCGTACGGAATCCAAGGGCGCGCCGCGTCGCTGATCGAGGGGATCGAGGGCGACTTCTACACCGTCATGGGCCTGCCGCTGGCCCGCCTGATTCGCGCCTTCCGGCGGTTGGGATTCGCGCTTCCGGAAACGAAATGAACCGCCCTCAAACGCCGACGTAACGCGGGGCCGATTATCTTCACCTACCGAGACGAACGCAAACTCCTTGCGCTCATAACGATCATCATCGTTGCGGCCGCGCTCGCCCTCGTGCAGATCGGCGCGCAGCGCGCCGGCACGACGAGCCCGATCGCGACGGTCGCGAGCGCGATCTTCACCGTCGGCGAGACCGTCGTCACCGCGACGATTCGCGGCGCACGCGCGCTCGGAACGACGCTCGTCTCGCTGCCGGGGCTCGAAGCGGAGAACGCCGCGCTGAAGAGCCGGCAACGGCATCTGATCGAGGAGAACGCGCGGCTGCACGAGCTCGCCGCGGCTTACGCCGCCGAGTCGGCGGTTCGGCCGGTCGTCGATCTCTATCACGGCATTGAGGCGCGCGTGATCGGCTTTCCGCCGGAGAACGAATCGCGCGCCGTCACGATCGACAAAGGCTCGCATGCGGGCGTCCGGCGAGAGGACGGCGTGATCGCGGCATCCGGCGTCGTGGGGCGCATCGATTCGGTCGGTCCGTTCTCGAGCACCGTCGTGCTCGCGACCGATTACACGAGCCGCATCCCCGCGATCGTCGCGCGCGGCCGCTGGTGGGGAATCGCGCGCGGAAATCTCGAGAGCATCGTCGTCGAGTACATTCCGCAAGATGCGCCGCTGAAAGTCGGCGACGCGGTCGTCACCGGCGAGGGCAGATCGTTTCACTCCGGCGTGCCGATCGGCGCGATCGTCTCCATCGATCGCAGTTACGCAACGCTCTACCAGACGGCCGTCGTGAAACCGGCGGTCGATCTCGGGGCTCTCGATCGCGTTGTCGTCGTTCCGCGATAAACCGCACGACGCGCCGTTCGTAGGGCCGTCGTGGTACGTCGCCGCCGCCTGGCTCCTCGGCGCGCTGCTCGCGCAGGCGACGCTCGGCCACTATCTCGCCGTGCGCAGCGTCGTGCCGAGCTTCGTGCTCGTCGCCGTCGTCTGGTACGCGATCCGCGTCGATACGCGACGCGCGGCCGTCTACGGGCTCGCCGCGGGGCTCTGCGAGGACGTCCTCGCCCCGCAGACCGGCGCCGCCTGGATGATCGCGACCGGCCTGAGCGCGCTGCTCGCGAGCCGGCTCTCGCGCGGATTCTTCGCCGACTCGATCCCGCTCGCCGCGACGGTCACCGCGGTCGCGACGCTCGT encodes the following:
- a CDS encoding DNA methyltransferase, whose product is MAISASEIERRDVFRFGHQTLYLSDCIEWLASARRNSIAAVITDPPYGLIEYSAKEQKKLRAGRGGVWRIPPSFDGANRRALPRFTVLSSDDREALMDFFIGWGEALLPILKPGAHVVIAGNPLVSPLVAYALEQAGFERRGEIVRLVRTFRGGDKPKGAEGEFPNVSTMPRSCWEPWGLYRKPIDRRTVAMNLRKWGVGGLRRISEETPFLDVIESGTTPDRERRIAPHPSVKPQSFLRRMVEALLPLGTGTILDTFAGCATTLAACESQGITGIGVEIDKEYFGMATVAIPKLAALTI
- the rpmA gene encoding 50S ribosomal protein L27: MADFDLQLFASKKGAGSTRNGRDSNAQRLGVKRFGGERVTAGHILVRQRGTRFYPGSNVGIGRDHTLFALIDGIVEFNSESARKRVSVVPAA
- the obgE gene encoding GTPase ObgE; translated protein: MQFIDEAEITVAGGDGGDGIVAWRREKYVPKGGPAGGDGGHGGSVYLQATAELSTLVEFRFRRSFAAENGKAGGTSNKSGRSGADVTIGVPIGTIAFRTRADGTDELLADLKSDGARALAAKGGRGGLGNQHFATSVRQAPRFAERGEPGERCSLRLELRLLADCGIVGVPNAGKSTLLSVISAARPKIADYPFTTLEPQLGVVRVSDEESFVAVDVPGLVAGAHEGVGLGDQFLKHVERTRALVHLLDGAKPLGEILDEKETIERELAAWNPQLVEKPRLLVLNKIDLPDARASLEDLRARFPEIRAISAATGEGVQELVYAVARAIEAAPLPEVVAAEPARIELSAANAFRIEREEDGAFVISGERVERLAAMTNFDSDEALARFERALGKMGVEKRLAELGAEEGDTVRIGPYEFTYS
- the nadD gene encoding nicotinate (nicotinamide) nucleotide adenylyltransferase, which codes for MKLGVFGGTFDPIHNAHLFVAESARLLERLDRVLFVPTGKQHYRDKPQASAEHRCAMILGAIASNPGFALDETDLHGTGYTADLMPRLRAAYPDASFTFIIGADSLVNASWVRFDEVLEALERFAIAPRAGVQADVLARVVAAIPSELRERVRTLNLPEVPESATLVRTLIAQGKSIRYLVPEPVWEYIVARRLYGFDASETT
- a CDS encoding DUF3465 domain-containing protein gives rise to the protein MSKRLAVMLPVVALLAACAPQAPDDSAVCEAFSNARSGVEVVAAGTVTRSLGTQAGRVSPHEGFLLRLDSGCSLIVRVEANTDFTGPIPIERGERVVVKGEYEYYPLGGVVHWTHRDPRGRHEGGFIEAGGQTYD
- a CDS encoding Maf family protein; protein product: MSETARLNRIVLASASPRRLEMLRSLGLDVEVSASGYDESPIDGLTPPELATRHAREKLRAVAPRRDAGVPIVAADTVVELDGRDLGKPRDAAEAVAMLASLSGREHLVHTAFALAVPGRPEWVEERETTRVRFHALDPAEIAEYVATGEPFDKAGAYGIQGRAASLIEGIEGDFYTVMGLPLARLIRAFRRLGFALPETK
- the mreC gene encoding rod shape-determining protein MreC, encoding MQIGAQRAGTTSPIATVASAIFTVGETVVTATIRGARALGTTLVSLPGLEAENAALKSRQRHLIEENARLHELAAAYAAESAVRPVVDLYHGIEARVIGFPPENESRAVTIDKGSHAGVRREDGVIAASGVVGRIDSVGPFSSTVVLATDYTSRIPAIVARGRWWGIARGNLESIVVEYIPQDAPLKVGDAVVTGEGRSFHSGVPIGAIVSIDRSYATLYQTAVVKPAVDLGALDRVVVVPR
- the mreD gene encoding rod shape-determining protein MreD, which encodes MSSFRDKPHDAPFVGPSWYVAAAWLLGALLAQATLGHYLAVRSVVPSFVLVAVVWYAIRVDTRRAAVYGLAAGLCEDVLAPQTGAAWMIATGLSALLASRLSRGFFADSIPLAATVTAVATLVRALLFWIVMAFGGYPQGLGTMHFHEALLAAALNVVTIVAAMVIARRLEVAVE